A window of Primulina tabacum isolate GXHZ01 chromosome 4, ASM2559414v2, whole genome shotgun sequence contains these coding sequences:
- the LOC142542420 gene encoding uncharacterized protein LOC142542420: MISGDDEWVKAAMNDDTMVVELLVRLNHASLTPSSNLKPAAFPIEWTVRQRRSKPVSVTNTSKKQAPRASPTTPLSWSGATSYSGGCGGGGCGATSLEESSRPSKPSTSARSKANCDGEKSSSKLSRKKKTLVELKEEENLLVKERRELKRDIVSLRQKLEKQRATNESLKRAKTKLQLPNDRGTTSVAKGIISVQLQQKKTAFDSVPAMVAPFLDGDTILQCSTLKQKEMAAFNLKFLVPDLNIPFEEERNLGVACEDSWNQ; encoded by the exons ATGATTTCCGGTGACGACGAGTGGGTGAAAGCTGCCATGAACGACGACACCATGGTGGTGGAGCTCCTGGTCCGGTTAAACCATGCGTCGTTGACGCCGTCAAGTAATCTCAAGCCGGCGGCGTTCCCGATCGAGTGGACGGTGCGTCAACGCAGGTCAAAGCCTGTTTCCGTTACCAATACCTCGAAGAAACAGGCTCCCAGGGCCAGCCCCACCACCCCGCTGTCATGGAGCGGTGCCACCTCCTACAGCGGTGGATGTGGTGGGGGAGGTTGCGGCGCCACCTCTCTGGAAGAGTCCAGCCGACCATCTAAACCATCCACCTCTGCGAGATCTAAG GCTAATTGCGACGGTGAGAAATCCTCCTCCAAGCTGTCACGAAAGAAGAAG ACATTGGTTGAGCTCAAAGAAGAGGAAAACTTACTTGTTAAAGAAAGAAGAGAGCTGAAAAGA GATATAGTATCCTTGCGCCAAAAATTGGAGAAACAAAGGGCTACAAATGAAAGCTTGAAGAGGGCGAAG ACTAAACTGCAACTCCCTAATGACAGAGGAACAACATCCGTAGCTAAGGGAATTATTTCAGTTCAACTTCAGCAAAAGAAAACAGCTTTTGATTCCGTCCCTGCTATGGTAGCACCATTCTTAGACGGTGATACTATTCTTCAATGTTCCACTCTAAAACAGAAGGAAATGGCTGCATTTAATCTTAAATTTCTGGTTCCTGACCTGAACATCCCGTTTGAGGAAGAACGCAACCTAGGAGTTGCTTGTGAGGATAGCTGGAATCAATAA
- the LOC142542421 gene encoding BRAP2 RING ZnF UBP domain-containing protein 2-like isoform X2, protein MLEGTSTCASAAAVALAEDLFWSKAAGNPSVDVPTPSNAQAFHFSSGNPRIEEIRGLMHLYRDAASSLSSSLPAERKPLICVLGVPNHMTYSDFCKFCGSFIQHMLEMRIVRTEGSEDRYSILIRLDDQNSADSFYKHFNHKCFSSLEEETCHVFFTADIQYTGSIEHSQPSTGSSGEQPSCPVCLEKLDQDSGGILTTICNHSFHCSCISRWTDSSCPVCRYCQQQPEKSICYVCQTSDNLWMCVICGFVGCGRYKDGHAVSHWKETQHCYSLELETQRVWDYVGDNYVHRLIQSKTDGKLVELNHHCTHKDDENGDCIGFSDTLPDSEVESIVNEYNELLSSQLENQKNYFESLLQEVEEDTERESSVAVEKALSQNQKLLKLQAKLDKLSEEKKFLDNINDNLLKNQSIWESKIDNIEERERRLLKLKDKKIEELEEQLRTLMESLEDANAEEQKSTELHPTTSTMLKDESVPRPTKGATKTTSRGKSKG, encoded by the exons ATGTTGGAAGGGACTTCAACTTGTGCGAGCGCCGCTGCTGTGGCGTTGGCAGAGGATTTGTTCTGGTCTAAAGCCGCCGGAAATCCTTCTGTAGACGTACCCACGCCATCTAATGCGCAGGCTTTCCATTTTTCTTCCGGAAACCCTAGAATCGAAGAAATCAGAGGCCTCATGCATCTGTACCGCGACGCCGCCTCTTCACTGTCTTCCAGCCTTCCT GCGGAACGGAAGCCGCTTATTTGTGTTCTAGGGGTGCCTAATCACATGACATATTCAGATTTTTGCAAGTTCTGTGGTTCATTCATTCAGCACATGTTGGAAATGCGAATTGTCAG GACTGAGGGGTCGGAGGATCGCTACAGTATTTTAATCAGGCTAGATGATCAAAATTCAGCTGATTCTTTTTACAAACATTTCAATCACAAATGCTTTTCATCGCTTGAG GAGGAGACCTGCCATGTGTTTTTTACTGCAGATATACAGTATACTGGATCTATTGAGCACTCACAGCCTTCCACAGGAAGCTCTGGAGAACAGCCTTCTTGTCCAGTTTGTCTTG AGAAATTAGACCAAGATTCGGGTGGAATTCTTACTACTATCTGCAATCACTCCTTTCACTGCTCTTGTATTTCTAGATGGACAGATTCTTCTTGCCCG GTATGTCGTTACTGCCAGCAACAGCCTGAGAAATCAATCTGTTATGTTTGTCAAACCTCAGACAACCTCTGGATGTGTGTCATTTGTGGTTTTGTAGGTTGTGGGAG GTACAAGGATGGACATGCTGTAAGCCATTGGAAAGAAACACAGCATTGCTATTCCCTTGAACTGGAAACTCAAAGGGTGTGGGACTATGTTGGAGACAACTATGTTCATCGTTTGATCCAATCTAAAACTGATGGAAAGTTGGTTGAGCTGAACCACCATTGCACACATAAAGATGATGAAAATGGTGATTGCATTGGATTTAGTGACACTCTTCCAGACAGTGAAGTTGAATCT ATAGTGAACGAGTACAATGAGCTTCTTTCTTCTCAACTTGAAAATCAGAAAAAT TATTTCGAGTCTTTACTGCAAGAAGTTGAAGAAGACACTGAAAGAGAATCTTCTGTTGCTGTCGAGAAAGCTTTGAGTCAAAATCAAAAGTTGCTGAAACTACAGGCCAAGCTGGACAAATTATCCGAAGAAAAGAAATTTCTCGATAAT ATCAATGACAATCTTTTGAAGAACCAGAGCATATGGGAATCAAAGATAGACAATATTGAAGAAAG GGAGAGGAGACTTCTGAAACTCAAGGATAAGAAAATCGAGGAGTTGGAGGAGCAG CTAAGAACTTTGATGGAATCCCTCGAGGACGCGAATGCGGAGGAGCAAAAGAGTACAGAACTACATCCAACAACTTCAACTATGCTCAAGGACGAAAGTGTGCCCCGGCCTACGAAAGGAGCCACAAAAACGACTTCCCGGGGAAAAAGCAAGGGATAA
- the LOC142542421 gene encoding BRAP2 RING ZnF UBP domain-containing protein 2-like isoform X1 encodes MLEGTSTCASAAAVALAEDLFWSKAAGNPSVDVPTPSNAQAFHFSSGNPRIEEIRGLMHLYRDAASSLSSSLPAERKPLICVLGVPNHMTYSDFCKFCGSFIQHMLEMRIVRTEGSEDRYSILIRLDDQNSADSFYKHFNHKCFSSLEEETCHVFFTADIQYTGSIEHSQPSTGSSGEQPSCPVCLEKLDQDSGGILTTICNHSFHCSCISRWTDSSCPVCRYCQQQPEKSICYVCQTSDNLWMCVICGFVGCGRYKDGHAVSHWKETQHCYSLELETQRVWDYVGDNYVHRLIQSKTDGKLVELNHHCTHKDDENGDCIGFSDTLPDSEVESIVNEYNELLSSQLENQKNYFESLLQEVEEDTERESSVAVEKALSQNQKLLKLQAKLDKLSEEKKFLDNINDNLLKNQSIWESKIDNIEERERRLLKLKDKKIEELEEQVCQIDSYRQIVFSLYDCYIVSYCYGEYVSAPCFMVFKSLLALCKRSFPTNSANAAVLCMESLTLMSEYAQLRTLMESLEDANAEEQKSTELHPTTSTMLKDESVPRPTKGATKTTSRGKSKG; translated from the exons ATGTTGGAAGGGACTTCAACTTGTGCGAGCGCCGCTGCTGTGGCGTTGGCAGAGGATTTGTTCTGGTCTAAAGCCGCCGGAAATCCTTCTGTAGACGTACCCACGCCATCTAATGCGCAGGCTTTCCATTTTTCTTCCGGAAACCCTAGAATCGAAGAAATCAGAGGCCTCATGCATCTGTACCGCGACGCCGCCTCTTCACTGTCTTCCAGCCTTCCT GCGGAACGGAAGCCGCTTATTTGTGTTCTAGGGGTGCCTAATCACATGACATATTCAGATTTTTGCAAGTTCTGTGGTTCATTCATTCAGCACATGTTGGAAATGCGAATTGTCAG GACTGAGGGGTCGGAGGATCGCTACAGTATTTTAATCAGGCTAGATGATCAAAATTCAGCTGATTCTTTTTACAAACATTTCAATCACAAATGCTTTTCATCGCTTGAG GAGGAGACCTGCCATGTGTTTTTTACTGCAGATATACAGTATACTGGATCTATTGAGCACTCACAGCCTTCCACAGGAAGCTCTGGAGAACAGCCTTCTTGTCCAGTTTGTCTTG AGAAATTAGACCAAGATTCGGGTGGAATTCTTACTACTATCTGCAATCACTCCTTTCACTGCTCTTGTATTTCTAGATGGACAGATTCTTCTTGCCCG GTATGTCGTTACTGCCAGCAACAGCCTGAGAAATCAATCTGTTATGTTTGTCAAACCTCAGACAACCTCTGGATGTGTGTCATTTGTGGTTTTGTAGGTTGTGGGAG GTACAAGGATGGACATGCTGTAAGCCATTGGAAAGAAACACAGCATTGCTATTCCCTTGAACTGGAAACTCAAAGGGTGTGGGACTATGTTGGAGACAACTATGTTCATCGTTTGATCCAATCTAAAACTGATGGAAAGTTGGTTGAGCTGAACCACCATTGCACACATAAAGATGATGAAAATGGTGATTGCATTGGATTTAGTGACACTCTTCCAGACAGTGAAGTTGAATCT ATAGTGAACGAGTACAATGAGCTTCTTTCTTCTCAACTTGAAAATCAGAAAAAT TATTTCGAGTCTTTACTGCAAGAAGTTGAAGAAGACACTGAAAGAGAATCTTCTGTTGCTGTCGAGAAAGCTTTGAGTCAAAATCAAAAGTTGCTGAAACTACAGGCCAAGCTGGACAAATTATCCGAAGAAAAGAAATTTCTCGATAAT ATCAATGACAATCTTTTGAAGAACCAGAGCATATGGGAATCAAAGATAGACAATATTGAAGAAAG GGAGAGGAGACTTCTGAAACTCAAGGATAAGAAAATCGAGGAGTTGGAGGAGCAG GTATGCCAAATAGATTCTTACCGACAGATTGTTTTTTCCCTCTATGACTGCTATATCGTGTCGTATTGTTATGGTGAATATGTTTCGGCCCCGTGTTTCATGGTTTTCAAGTCTTTGTTAGCGTTATGTAAAAGATCATTCCCGACAAATTCTGCAAACGCTGCTGTTCTATGTATGGAGTCACTGACTCTTATGAGTGAGTATGCACAGCTAAGAACTTTGATGGAATCCCTCGAGGACGCGAATGCGGAGGAGCAAAAGAGTACAGAACTACATCCAACAACTTCAACTATGCTCAAGGACGAAAGTGTGCCCCGGCCTACGAAAGGAGCCACAAAAACGACTTCCCGGGGAAAAAGCAAGGGATAA